The following proteins are encoded in a genomic region of Zea mays cultivar B73 chromosome 9, Zm-B73-REFERENCE-NAM-5.0, whole genome shotgun sequence:
- the LOC100381657 gene encoding uncharacterized protein LOC100381657 produces MEDQSWKTYFSHQPPPKPTLSKIISDLRKRELVRPTFVCLQCAKESNSQQAMASHCKQHVQAGMAKGTVEHIKYYPDHTYFFLCSDAQPSSSSSVDGVLPQAEPLNQTKQVPWPSYTTVFAYAGNPFMSHLASLVRDNRNRVTPSTTPIGNVPDIDLALRLGSAPSTSDGSTTFNK; encoded by the coding sequence ATGGAGGACCAATCATGGAAGACCTACTTCTCCCATCAACCTCCTCCAAAACCTACTCTAAGCAAAATAATATCAGATCTTAGGAAGAGGGAACTGGTGAGGCCCACATTTGTGTGCCTACAGTGCGCCAAGGAGTCCAACTCCCAACAAGCCATGGCCTCCCACTGCAAACAGCATGTCCAGGCCGGCATGGCTAAGGGGACAGTTGAGCATATTAAGTATTATCCCGACCACACATACTTTTTCTTATGCAGTGATGCTCAACCAAGTTCGTCATCATCTGTTGATGGAGTCTTGCCACAAGCAGAGCCACTAAACCAGACCAAGCAGGTACCTTGGCCAAGTTACACAACTGTGTTTGCTTATGCTGGAAATCCTTTCATGTCACACCTAGCAAGTCTCGTGAGAGACAACCGTAACAGAGTCACTCCAAGCACAACTCCGATTGGAAACGTGCCTGACATTGATCTAGCCCTACGGTTGGGTTCCGCTCCTAGTACGTCTGATGGATCGACCACATTCAACAAGTAG